In Clostridium ljungdahlii DSM 13528, the genomic window ATACTTTTTTCCTCTACTGATTGTACTAGAGGAAAACTATCTTTTTTCTGGTTGTCCATAAGTATTTTTAAAGCTGCCTTAGGATTTTTCTTAGTATATTCGAATCCCTTTTGAGATGCCTTCATAAACTTTTTAAGCACTTCAGGTTTTTCCTTAAGAGTTTTGTCACTAGTTACAAATACTTCTTCATAATAATTTGGCACTCCATACTTTGCAGGATCAAAGTAATTTACAGGATGTCCTTCATTTTGAAGTACTGGAACCTCATGATTTATAAGTCCTCCCGTAGTTGCATCTACTTTTTTAGTTACCATAGAAGATAATAAATCAAATCCTACATCAACCATTTTAACAGAGTTTGGATCTCCCCCTTCTTTTTTTACCATAGTTTTTACATATTGAACATTTAAAGAATTCCCTGAATAACCTACAGTCTTTCCCTGAAGATCTTTAGGTGAATTTATATTTTTTTCCTTTAAAGCTATTATTACATTAAGCGGTGTATGTACAATAGCTCCTATAGATTTTACAGGAACCCCCTGATTTGCTCTTGCAATTACAATATCCGGTTGATAGTATATTCCAATAGTAGCTTTTCCTGCTGCTGGAAGTGAAAGAGGATCTGTAGTATCTGATGGGAATTTAATGTTTACATTAAGTCCTTCTTCCTTATAGTATCCATTTTTAATAGCAGCATATATAAAACTATGTATTGCATTTGGATACCAATCAAGTACTAAATCCACATTTTCTAACTTGCCATCCTTACCTTTTGATGAATCACTGCTATTTCCACATCCTCCTAATATAACAGCCATCAATAAGAATGCAATTACAAGAGATAAATATTTATTTTTTTTCATACTTCATTCCTCCATTTTACTATTTTATTTTCTAAAACATTTAATATTTCCACTAAAATTAGAGCAGCTAGTGATAATATGACAATAGGTGCAAACACTCCTGCGCCATCCATTTGTGTCATCATTCTCTTACTAAAATATCCAAGACCTGCTTCTGCTCCAAGCCACTCACTTACAGCTGCCCCCACTACACTTAAAGGTACTGCCATTTTAAGTGCAGAAAAAAAGTAAGGAAGTGAAGCTGGAAACTTTAACTTCATAAATATATCTTTTTTACTAGCACCATAGGTAATTAAAATTTCTTCCATATCTTTTCTTGTAGAACGAAGTCCATCATATACATTTATAGTTATAGGAAAAAATGTTATAAGTACCGTTACAAGTACCTTACTCCATATACCATATCCAAACCAAAGTATGAATATAGGTGCAAGTGCAGTAATTGGAACTGTTTGAGTTACAATTACAATTGGATAGAGAGCCCTTTGTATTCTTTCACTTATATTCATAGCCACAGCAAGCACTACCCCAAGCACTATAGATATTAAAAGTCCCTCAATAGTAATCAAAAGAGTAGCAGGAAGATGTACTAAAAATAAAATATCTTTAAGTTCCCATATTTTTTCTAAAATAGCAGTAGGAGAAGGCAGTATATACATTGCATCTATATACATTGCTAGAGCCTGCCATATTGCAAAAAACAATAGGGCAACTATTATGGATGATCTATACCTTTTCACAGCCTAACCCCCTTTTTTAGTTCATTTATAAGTTCCTCTTTTATCTTTAATATAGGAGGTGTGTCTATCATACTTCTAGTCCTTGGATAGTTGAGAGGCACTTTTATTTCTTTAAATTTTCTTATTGGGCTTTCAGATGTAACAAATATCTTAGTTGATAAAAAAAGAGCTTCTTCTACATCATGGGTTATAAATAATATAGTTTTATCTAAAGCTAGCCATTTATCAATGATCCATTCCTGCATAGAAACTCTTGTTATAGCATCCAATGCACTAAAAGGTTCATCCAAAAGCAGCACTTCTGCTCCCGTAAGGAGAGTTCTTGCAAAAGACGCCCTCTGCCGCATACCTCCTGATAAATCCTTCGGGTATTTATTTTTATATTTTTCAAGTCCAAAATCCTTTAACATTTTTTCTGCTTGAACCTGTGCCTCTTTCAAATTTTCACCTTTAACTTCAAGAGGAAGATATACATTTTGAAGTATAGTTCGCCAGGGTATAAGAAGATCATTTTGCGGCATGTATCCTATGTAACCTTTTAAATCATTTATATTTTTATCTTTTAAAATTATATCTCCTTCAAAAGCCTTTTCCAGCTTACAAATAAGTCTAAGTACAGTACTTTTCCCACATCCGCTAGGACCTACTATACTTATAAATTCCCCTTTGTCCACATTAAAATTGAGATTTTTTATAATGAAATCAGGATCTTCCTCATATTTGAAGCTTACATTTTTAAATTCCAGCATGATTTCACATCCCCTTGTTATAAGCCATGTCCCAGAACATACATTCATACTTGCTTGTATTTATAAATATTTCCTTTAACCTGTTAAATTTCTTTTCCGATATATTTTCCGTCAAATAATCTAACAAATCTATCACCCACTTAGTCTCCTTTTCATAATCACTAGATATATATCCTTTTATCCACTGTCCGTAAAACTCGTTGTCCAGTGACCCCTCTATTTTACTCAACTTTTTACCAATTAAATAATAACTCCACATACAAGCTAAAAGAGAAGTAGTTAAATCCATTAAATCTCCCATTTGAGATACAGACAGCATATAACTTGTATACGAAATATTTTCAATAGAAGCTTTAACATTTTCTATTTCCTCTTTTTTAATACCAATTTTTTTCATATAATGCCTATGAATATTCATTTCTCCATTTAATATATTGTCCACCATCTTTGAGAACCCCTGCATTATACTTTCTTCACTGGCTTTTACCACCCCTAATGCATACACTTTTGCATAATCAAAAAGATATATGTAATCCTGAATCATATAAAATTTGAATCTATCTATTTCTAAGTTTCCCTCTCCTATTCCCTTTACAAATGGATGTTCATAGTAAGAATTCCATATGTCTTTTACGCTTTCGTATAATTTCATAGATGTTTTCATAATAAGTTTCTCCTTTTTCATCTGACATACACATTATTAATTAAAATAAAAGGTACAAACCTCTTAGGAAGTTTGTACCTTTTATTTATCAACTACATAAAAACCTCTTCCTACGCTGGCATTAACCAGATCAGGTATAGGGTCTAAGAATTATATTCTTACTCTCAGCCGGTAACACCAGCCCCCCTGGGATATTAAATCTATTTAATTTTTACATTATATATACAATTTTTATATTACTACAATAACAAAAATTGGTCAACATGCTAAAGAGTCTCAAATTTAAACACATGTTATATTATAGCAAAGTTTAATCCTTTTATCTGATGGCTACCTACTGTAACACTCCCACTTTTATCAAAGTGGGAGATAACAGTAGCTACGCCCCTAGATAATTCATCTAAACTTAGTGGGAGAAACAAAACTCTAAAGAGAAAGCGACTATCATCAAATCAAAGATTTGGGATATCTGCTTGCACACAGCGAAAGCGACTATCACCAAATCAAAGATTTGGGATATCTGCTTTTCCCACTAAGTAAGATTCATTGATACATATCTTTAAAAACAAAAATCCACTTCTGAACGTAAAATAATTAATTTTAACATTCAAGAGTGAATATATAAAATATTAAATATTTTCAAAGTAATACCTAATTATATATGTCATTTATTTAGCATCCATATTGCATAATTTAATATACCTGCAAATGACACCCAAAGTATGTATGGTATCATTAAATAAGCTGCTGTTTTATCAATTTTACTGAACTCAAAAGTCGTCATTAAAATAAATACTAACAAAATCATCAATTCTAGAAAAGCTAAACCATATAACTGAAATCTAAAAAATATAATTGTCCACATAAAATTTAATGCCAATTGAATAACATACAGCACCAGTGCTCTCTTAACATCTTCTCCTTGCTTTCCTCTAATCCATATTCTATATGCAGCTGTACCCATAAGAA contains:
- a CDS encoding ABC transporter substrate-binding protein produces the protein MKKNKYLSLVIAFLLMAVILGGCGNSSDSSKGKDGKLENVDLVLDWYPNAIHSFIYAAIKNGYYKEEGLNVNIKFPSDTTDPLSLPAAGKATIGIYYQPDIVIARANQGVPVKSIGAIVHTPLNVIIALKEKNINSPKDLQGKTVGYSGNSLNVQYVKTMVKKEGGDPNSVKMVDVGFDLLSSMVTKKVDATTGGLINHEVPVLQNEGHPVNYFDPAKYGVPNYYEEVFVTSDKTLKEKPEVLKKFMKASQKGFEYTKKNPKAALKILMDNQKKDSFPLVQSVEEKSMNILLPKMESNGEPFLSQDKSVWQNNIDWLKKQGLLKKDIKPEDLYVNILDSNK
- a CDS encoding ABC transporter permease; the protein is MKRYRSSIIVALLFFAIWQALAMYIDAMYILPSPTAILEKIWELKDILFLVHLPATLLITIEGLLISIVLGVVLAVAMNISERIQRALYPIVIVTQTVPITALAPIFILWFGYGIWSKVLVTVLITFFPITINVYDGLRSTRKDMEEILITYGASKKDIFMKLKFPASLPYFFSALKMAVPLSVVGAAVSEWLGAEAGLGYFSKRMMTQMDGAGVFAPIVILSLAALILVEILNVLENKIVKWRNEV
- a CDS encoding ABC transporter ATP-binding protein, with the translated sequence MLEFKNVSFKYEEDPDFIIKNLNFNVDKGEFISIVGPSGCGKSTVLRLICKLEKAFEGDIILKDKNINDLKGYIGYMPQNDLLIPWRTILQNVYLPLEVKGENLKEAQVQAEKMLKDFGLEKYKNKYPKDLSGGMRQRASFARTLLTGAEVLLLDEPFSALDAITRVSMQEWIIDKWLALDKTILFITHDVEEALFLSTKIFVTSESPIRKFKEIKVPLNYPRTRSMIDTPPILKIKEELINELKKGVRL
- the tenA gene encoding thiaminase II, with the translated sequence MKTSMKLYESVKDIWNSYYEHPFVKGIGEGNLEIDRFKFYMIQDYIYLFDYAKVYALGVVKASEESIMQGFSKMVDNILNGEMNIHRHYMKKIGIKKEEIENVKASIENISYTSYMLSVSQMGDLMDLTTSLLACMWSYYLIGKKLSKIEGSLDNEFYGQWIKGYISSDYEKETKWVIDLLDYLTENISEKKFNRLKEIFINTSKYECMFWDMAYNKGM
- a CDS encoding TspO/MBR family protein is translated as MFCNIFKVNGEKHIGKLIISIIIAEGVGAISAFLGMSNQEMYSQLVKPVFSPPGWIFPIVWIILFFLMGTAAYRIWIRGKQGEDVKRALVLYVIQLALNFMWTIIFFRFQLYGLAFLELMILLVFILMTTFEFSKIDKTAAYLMIPYILWVSFAGILNYAIWMLNK